ACGGGTGGCATCGACGGGCCTATGCGCGCCTGATGTTTCGAGCCGTACGGGCCAAGGCGGCCGCCATTGTGTGTGTCTCTCAATTTGCCAGGGACCAACTCGTGCAGTTCATTCCCGAGGGACGGCAGGAAATCATCGTGGTGCATAACGGGGTGGATGTTTCATGGTTCGCGCCGGTGCCTGGCGGGACGCCCCACGGGAAACCCTACGTACTCTTCGTCGGAAGCGTCAAGCCGCACAAGAACCTGTCCCGTCTGCTGGAGGCATTTGCCCTGGTGCAGAAGCACATTCCGCATGACCTGGTGATTATCGGTCGCCGGGAGGGCCTCATTACCGGCGACGCGTCGGCGATGGCGATGGCCTCCGCCATGGGCGATCGAGTGATCTGTGTCGGCGAGTTGGAGCATGGAGATGAATTGCTCCGTCGCTACTATCGATACGCGGATGCCCTGGTGATGCCCTCTCTCTATGAGAGTTTCGGCCTTCCGGCACTGGAGGCGCTGGCGTCCGGCTGTCCGGTCATCGTCTCCCGCGTCGCGGGGTTACCCGAGGTCTATGGAGAAGGCGCCATGTAC
This is a stretch of genomic DNA from Nitrospira sp.. It encodes these proteins:
- a CDS encoding glycosyltransferase family 4 protein translates to MVQSAGIGTYLQELVPRLFKVLFNPTFCLLGQADLLRGFSWTQHPNIRIIDCRAGIYSLREQVELPLRIPRDTTLYWSPHYNIPLLYRGPLLVTVHDTFHLAMPQFVDGWHRRAYARLMFRAVRAKAAAIVCVSQFARDQLVQFIPEGRQEIIVVHNGVDVSWFAPVPGGTPHGKPYVLFVGSVKPHKNLSRLLEAFALVQKHIPHDLVIIGRREGLITGDASAMAMASAMGDRVICVGELEHGDELLRRYYRYADALVMPSLYESFGLPALEALASGCPVIVSRVAGLPEVYGEGAMYCDPYDPSDIAECIRLMVSDRGVRQQYLTAGQAVATQYDWDTTAEKLAAVVCAARL